TTTTCTCTGCGGTCAGTGGGACTTGAACCCACACGGTTGCCCACTGGCTCCTAAGACCAGCGCGTCTGCCATTCCGCCATGACCGCAAATGTCGTACCTGTATACTATACACCATGCGCTCTTGACGTGTCAACCGCGGCAGAACCTTTTTTATTTCTGCTTTACTTCATAAGCCATCTGTCTCATATCCGGAGCCGCCATCAATACCGGATACAATACTGCTGCCAGAACCAGTCCGCCGACTCCCTGGATAATATTTGCCGGAATACTTGCTGCCGCTGCTGATGCTCCATACAGGAAGGATTCGCATACAAAATATCCACCTGCTACAAAGATAATATCAATCACGCCACCTAAAATTACGGCTACATAACGTGACTTGGAATTCTTTCCAACACTCTGATAGATCAGAGCAGATACCAGAGCGATCAGTCCCTTGATTGCAAATGTAATCGGTACATAGACAAAATATCCTCCCAACAGATCCGCCATCGCAGAACCGATTCCTCCTGCCAGCAGACCATATACCGGTCCCAGAATCACGCCGGACAAGATTACAACTGCATCTCCCGGATGGATATATCCGCTGGTTCCCGGTGTAGGAATACGGATTGACATGGTTGCTACACAAGCCAATGCGGCAAAAAGTGCTGTCATCACAATTTTCTTTAAATTAGAATTCATAGTATTACCTCTTTCCTCATTTGTTTGCCCTATTTACGACTGCACTTACTTTACCGCAATATTGGTTCGATTCAAACAGCCAGTTTATCAAAATTTAAGCAAGCCAGTTTTGTTTTCGAACTATCTCCCTGTTTTCGCTTATTTCTACCGCTTTGGATCGGCTGGATACCTACCTAAAAAAGGCATGATTTTGTACCACGCTTTTACCACGCAACACCATTTTCACCACGCATTTACCACGTTTTCCTGTGCGTTTCTGTGGTGTTAAGTGGTGCTAACAGGAATACATAAAAATAACGGAAAACCCATTGTTTACAAGGTTTTCCGCCATTTTACTAGTCCTGAGCGTGCGGGGATTCGAACCCCGGACAACTTGATTAAAAGTCAAGTGCTCTACCACCTGAGCTACACGCCCATATTTAATTTTGAATGGTTCACTTTTCAGCTACCCAAAACTGGGCTAGCTGGATTCGAACCAGCGAATGCAGGAGTCAAAGTCCTGTGCCTTACCGCTTGGCGATAGCCCATCAATCAGACTTAAAAGGGTGGGTAGTGGGACTCGAACCCACGACATCCAGAACCACAATCTGGCGCGCTAACCAACTGCACCATACCCACCATGACGAGCCTGGGGGGATTCGAACCCTCGACCTACGGCTTAGAAGGCCGTTGCTCTATCCAGCTGAGCTACAGACTCAGAAAGACTTTTTCTCTCGCTATTGAATCCTTATAACTTATATTGTTACAGGAAAGCGGGTGATGGGAATCGAACCCACGTATCCAGCTTGGAAGGCTGGTGTTCTACCATTGAACTACACCCGCACAAATCGGGGTGACAGGATTCGAACCTGCGACCTCCTGGTCCCAAACCAGGCGCTCTAGCCAAGCTGAGCCACACCCCGTCAGTCGCATGTCGTTTGTGCGATTTCTTTAGTACCCCGCGACGCAAGAATTATTATATTACAGAGAATCCATAATGTCAACAAAAATTTTCATTTTTTTCAAAATATTTTTTTGAAGGCCTTTTCAGCACCTCTCGCCATGCTTTTCCTCGTTTTTCACCGTGATTTTGCACAAAGAACCATAGTTTTCCTACAAAAATTTCTGCTCGAATTTCAAATCCCCTTCTTCATCCATTTCCATAATCATATAGCTTCCCCGTCTGCCTTCCTGTCTCGGATAGGACACACTTCCCGGATTCAACACCGTAATATCCTCATCCTGTTCAAAATACGGCCGGTGTGTATGCCCGAACATCACCACATCCGCCCCGATCGACAATGCTTCTTCTTTTAAAATTTCCGGTCCGGTTGACACATGATAATGGTGTCCGTGGGTAATCATGATATGATGCGGTCCCAGATCAAACTCTTCTTCATACGGATGGGGTGCAAAAAAATCATTATTTCCGCGCACAATATATTTTGGACATTCAAACATCACATCCAGATAGATTTCTCCGCCTTCCACATCCCCCAGATGGATCAGCATATCAAACTCTCCCTCACGCTCCAGGATCTCATCGACTCCTTCATGTCTTCCGTGAGTATCACTTATTATTAACGTTCTCATTTCTTTCATTTCCTATAATTTTTCTTCTCTGGTTACTCTGTACTTTCCTTCCGGATTTCCGAATTATCGCCTTATCTATTCTATTCTTTCGCTTCTATCACAACACGCATCGCACGAAGTGCTTTTCCTCTGTGGCTAATGGCATTTTTATCCTCCGGGGACAATTCTGCTGAAGTACAGCCATATTCCGGCAGATAAAAAATCGGATCATAGCCAAATCCATTGGCACCGGCACTCTCATACGCAATCCGGCCTTCCATATTTTCGCGCACAACCTTTTCCGTACCATCCGGGAACACTGCTGCCACCGCGCAGGCAAATCTTGCGGTTCTCTTTTCCTCTGGAACATCTTTCACCCGATCCAGGATCAACTGGTTTTTTATCTCGTAAGAGGTGTTTTCTCCCGCATATCTGGCTGAATAAATCCCCGGTTCTTTATTCAGGGCATCCACTTCCAGACCGGAATCATCCGCCAGCACAATATCATTCGGAAGAAGCTTTGCAACCTCACGCGCCTTGATCAGTGCATTTTCCTCGAAGGTTGTTCCGTCTTCTATAATTTCCGGATCTACGCCCACTTCTTTCATCGAAATCACCGGCATCCCCAGATCTTCTAAAATCTGTCGGATCTCTATCATTTTATGTGCATTTCCTGTAGCAAATACAATTCTTTTCCCCATGATCTATCGTTCCTCCCGATGCTTTCTGGGCGGTTTCGGTCCCAGAAACTGATAATAATAGGTCTTAATCATTCCATTGTAAATCTTACGGTTTTTATCTGCTTTGCGTCCAAAATACCGCTCTGCATCCTCATAAGACGTGATCATATATGCGGACCAGGAATCCAGCTTTTTGAAACTTTCTCCAAATTCCCGATACAATGCCGGCAGAGTTTCTTTTTCATTTAATCGCTCTCCATAAGGAGGATTGGTGATCACAAAACCATATTTTTTCGGATGGCTCAAATCTTTCACCGCGCGCTGCTGAAAATGAATCATATGATCCACACCTGCCACCTGTGCATTTTCTCTGGCCACCTTAATCACATCTCCATCGATGTCATAGCCCTGGATATCCACTTCCACATCACGTTTTACCAGATCATTTGCCTCATCCATCGCGTCATACCACTGCTTTTTCGCCACCAGATTCGTCCAGGCCTCCGCCGTAAAAGAACGATTCATTCCCGGTGCAATCGAAGCCGCCATCATCGCTGCCTCGATCGGAAATGTTCCGCTTCCGCAAAACGGATCGACCAGGATCCGGTCTGCCCTCCAGGGTGTCAGCATGATCAACGCAGATGCCAATGTCTCCGTAATCGGCGCTTTACCGGACAGTTTACGGTATCCTCTTTTGTGAAGGGATTCTCCCGAGGTATCCAAACCGATCGTCACCTGATCCTTCATCAGAAAAACGCGCACCGGATATTCTGCTCCATCCTCTTCAAACCAGCTTTTATGGTATTTACTCTTCATCCGTTCCACCATGGCTTTTTTCATAATAGACTGGATATCAGACGTACTGAACAGTTTACTTTTTACAGAAGAAGCCTTTTTCACCCAGAATTTTCCATTTTCCGGAATATACTCTTCCCATGGAAGTGCTTTGGTCTTATCGAACAATTCCTCAAAGGTCACCGCCTTGAAACTGCCCACCTTAACCAGAATTCTTTCCGCAGTTCTCAAAAATATATTTGCCTGACAGATGGCCTCTTCATCTCCGATAAATGTAACCCTTCCATCTTCTACCTGCGATATTTCATATCCAAGATCCAGGATTTCCCGTTTTAAAACTGCCTCCATTCCAAAATGGCAGGGTGCGATCAATTCAAATCTTCTCATTACTTCCTCTTTCTTCCTCTTGTAAGACTCACTGTTCTTTCACTGTTTTTATTACTGTCGGTCCTATGCTCCGTTGCTCTTGATTTTTGTCCTTTTTGATATTCTGTACTCATTCTATCTTACGTTCTGCCCTTGCAAAAGTCAAGCCATGCAAAAAGCCGCCACTGTATTCTTACAGTGACGGCCGCTATTGCTTTCTAAGCGCTTCTACCGCTCTGATTACTCAGCTGTATACGGCATAAGAGCGATGTGACGTGCTCTCTTGATTGCTACGGTAAGAGCTCTCTGATGTTTTGCGCAGTTTCCGGTAATTCTTCTCGGAAGAATCTTACCTCTCTCAGAAACATATTTTCTAAGCTTTGCTACATCTTTATAATCGATTTCATTATTTTCTTTTCCACAGAATACGCAGACTTTTTTTCTTCTGCGAACCGGGCCTCTTCTTCTGAAACCGCCTTCTGATTTACCTTTTTCGTAAGCCATCTTGCATATCCTCCTTATATAATGGTAAAGGAACTAATTAAACGGTAGCTCTTCATCAATTCCATCCGGGATATTCATAAATCCATCACCTGCGTCCGCACTCGGAGCCGGTCCTGGTGTCGGGTTAGAAGCCGGTGCATGATAACCTGCATTTGCTTCGCTGGAAGCCTTGCTTTCTGCGAATTCCTGCTCTTCTACTACAACTTCTGTTGTATAGACTTTCACGCCATCACGATTCGTATAGCTTCCGGTCTGGATTCTTCCACTGACACTTACGCGCATTCCCTGACGGAAATACTTCTCTGCAAATTCTGCGGAACGTCCGAATACCACACAGTTAATGAAATCTGCGCTCTGCTCGCCGTCTCTTCTGAATCTGCGGTCTACAGCCAGTGTAAATCTGGCGATTGCCAGTGGATTCTCTCCCTGAGAATATCTAACTTCCGGGTCCCTTGTCAGTCTACCCATCAAAACTACCTTATTCATATATACCTCTCTTTTCTTATGCTTCCTGTTTTACGCATAAATATCTGAGAACATTGTCCATGATCCGCATACGCTGCTCGATCTCTGCAGGAACAGTTGCCTCAGCATCGAAGTGAACGAAATAGTAGTAGCCCTCTTTCATTTTCTGAATTTCGTAAGCAAGTCTCTTCTTACCCCATTCATCAACGTCAGTTACATTTCCACCGAAACGAGTAATCAGGTCTTTAACCTTTTCTACTACTGCGGCTCTGGCGTCGTCTTCGATCTTAGCGCTAACAACTACTGCCAATTCATACTTGTTCATGTCTTGCACCTCCTTATGGTCTCTGGCTTCCGATATGGTTCGGAAACAAGGAATTTGAATGATACCCGTTGCCGGGCAGTACATCACGAGTACTTATCTTATCACACATATCCGGGTGTTTCAACCCTTTTTTCGAATTTCCCGGGTATTTTTTTCTACCAGTCTCCGTGGCACCATCACCTGATGGCCGCATCCCAGACATTTCAGCCTGAAATCTGCACCGACTCGCAAAATCTCCCATTCATGACTTCCGCATGGATGAGGCTTCTTCATTTTAATCTCATCGCCCACTTCAAATCTGTCTGCCATCTTCTATGCACTCCTGCTTTCCGTTTTATTTCCGCGCTACACCTTTCCCCGGCTTCACGTCTTTATATCTTCTGCATTACACAAAAGTTCATCTTTTGTCTTTCATATAGCACTGTTCTGATTTTATTTTGACCACTTCAGTCAAGCCCCTGTACCTTCTACCCCATCAACAGCTTTCCCATTTTCTGGCAATCGCAATTCACGCTTACTCAGCCGTCGTATCTTCTGAATCGCCATCCGCTGTTTCTTCTTTGGTCAGCACTCCGTATACCAGAAATCTCTCGTCTTCTCTTACGTTGGTGCAGGTGGACAGCGTCACGATCTTAGAGTCTTTATTTACCTCTACCCCGGTATTATAGGAAGAAATACTCTTCGCAAGCTGGAGATAGGACTCATAATCCTCATCCGATGTATAGGAGAGACGGAAATTATCTGCCGTATCTTTCACTACGCCCGCCGCAAAAATCTGGTACGTCTTCGTTTTCCCATCCGGTGTATAAATATAGAAGTAAGGGTGATCTTTATAGAAGCTTTCCTCACTGTAATCTTTCAACTGGGAAAACATCTCGCCTCCGACTTTCAGATTATGTCCGTAAATCATGGTATTTCGGTCACTGAAATCCGATGAATTCTGATAATCCATGAAAATGGCACCCAGTTTGTTGTCGTTTGCCTGGAACGTTTTTTTTAGATAGGTGTCATTATCTCCTGTCTGTACCACCGGATAGCTGATTACTGCCGGTTCATCAAACCGGATCCATGCCACCGTATCCGGATTGATTTCTTTTAACTTGTCAAAATCCACCTGGAACTTTGCTGCCTTTTGTTTGGCTTTGTCCGAATCGTTGGACCATTCCGCCATTTTTTTCACTTCATTATATTCTGCGCCGCCGGTAAAATACGGAACCAACATTCTCACCAACTGGAAACCGGATATCAGAAAGACTGCAATTGCGATCACCAGAATCAAATTGGACACCAGATTTTTTTTCTTCTTTTTCTTTTGCCGCTTTGTCTGACGGATCGGTTCTTTTCCATATCCATCCGCCAGAGAGGTGTGGGGAGTCGGACGTTTCTTTCCTGCTCCATTTTTGTCCGCGTCCGTCGGACGGGTTGGTTTTCTGCGTTCGCCTTTTCCGCTGCTCGCAGGTCGACTGCTTTTTCTGCCTTCACGCTTTTCATGATCCGTCGGATGCACTTGCTTTCTTTTTCTGCTCTTTTCTGTATTCACCGGATGTTTTCTTCTTTCTTCCGTCATATTTATCCCCTTATCGTGTCATTTCACACTTCGTTCCACAGTTTTCTTTGCGTTTTTTCAAACTTCGCTCTTAACAGTTGCATTATAACATCCGACCGCCGCGAATACAATCACCAGAAAGTCTGAAAATCCCGCAAAGTTCAAATCTTCGAATGGCACTATACCAATAAAGCTTCTCTAAGCCTTTTTCGTGCGCCCGGCGGCAAAACAGAAGCAAAAGGCAGCCCGATAAAATAAAATCTCATCGATTTTGTTTCACCAGACTGCCTTTTTGCTATTGCCAGTAGCTTTTTCCTTTTATCTTATGCCCTATCTTCTAATTTCCCCGCTCTTTGCCGCTGCTGCTTTACTTACTCTCCCAGAAAATATCTTCCGTAAGCATCTGCTGCGTTCAATGCGGCTGCCACGGTCTCCGGAGTTACTTCGAACGGCATGTTATGGAGGGTATCATTTTCTGCGCAGGCTGCGGTTGCAACTGCCATCAGTTTTTCCTCTGTCATTTCTTCCACACCCAGTTCTTTCCAGGTTACTGGAAGTCCTACTTCGATACAGAACTCGATAACTTCTGCCAGATCTTCCTGGGATACATTTTCCAGAACAAGCTGTGCGATGGTTCCGAATGCGACCTTTTCTCCGTGATACATTCCATGGCACTCTTCCAGAACAGTCATTCCGTTGTGGATCGCATGTGCGCCTGCCAGACCTGCACTTTCAAATCCGATTCCGGAGAGTAGAGTATTGGCCTCAATAACTTTTTCCACTGCTTCTGTACATGCACCTGCTTCCAGAGCGATCTTTGCCTTTATGCCTTCTTCCATCAGAGTATCGAAGCACAGTTTTGCCAGTGCCATCGCTGCCTCTGTGGTCTTTCCGCCTGCACAGGAAGTTGCGCCGCTTCTCTTGCATGCTCTTGCCTCAAAATAAGTTGCCATGGCATCACCCATACCAGCTACGGTCAGACGAACCGGAGATTTTGTAATGATATCGGTATCCATCAGGACTACGTTCGGGTTGGCCGGAAGGAACAGGTACTCCTCAAATACACCTTCATCTGTATAAATAACGGACAGCGCACTGCACGGTGCATCTGTAGATGCGATGGTCGGGCAGATCATAACCGGTGTCTTTGCATAATAAGCAACTGCTTTGGCTGTATCAAAAATCTTTCCTCCGCCGATACCGATCACCAGATCGCAGCCTTTTTCTTTCATCAGTTCCACCAGACGGTTGATCTCGTTCTTGCTGCATTCTCCGTTGAAGAAATCGAATTCGATAGAACATTCCACTCCTGCAAAGCTCTCTTCGATCTCTGCTCCGATTCTCTTATGTCCGCCTTTGCTGATCAGAACCAGTGCTTTCTTTCCGTAAGAATCTGCATAAGTTCCCAGCTTCTTCATCTCGCCGGCGCCCTGAATGTACTTGGATGGACTGATTAAAATTTTTGCCATGATAAACTCCTTCTCTCTCATATGTTTGCGATTGTTATTTTTTTCACATGACCTGTATTTTATCACATTGCTGTTTTGATGTCCACCTTATTCAAGATTTCTTCACAAATTTCCGATACGATTTCCCGGATCCTTCGATAGGATAAATCC
This window of the Mediterraneibacter butyricigenes genome carries:
- a CDS encoding ECF transporter S component, whose product is MNSNLKKIVMTALFAALACVATMSIRIPTPGTSGYIHPGDAVVILSGVILGPVYGLLAGGIGSAMADLLGGYFVYVPITFAIKGLIALVSALIYQSVGKNSKSRYVAVILGGVIDIIFVAGGYFVCESFLYGASAAAASIPANIIQGVGGLVLAAVLYPVLMAAPDMRQMAYEVKQK
- a CDS encoding metallophosphoesterase family protein, with protein sequence MRTLIISDTHGRHEGVDEILEREGEFDMLIHLGDVEGGEIYLDVMFECPKYIVRGNNDFFAPHPYEEEFDLGPHHIMITHGHHYHVSTGPEILKEEALSIGADVVMFGHTHRPYFEQDEDITVLNPGSVSYPRQEGRRGSYMIMEMDEEGDLKFEQKFL
- a CDS encoding XTP/dITP diphosphatase: MGKRIVFATGNAHKMIEIRQILEDLGMPVISMKEVGVDPEIIEDGTTFEENALIKAREVAKLLPNDIVLADDSGLEVDALNKEPGIYSARYAGENTSYEIKNQLILDRVKDVPEEKRTARFACAVAAVFPDGTEKVVRENMEGRIAYESAGANGFGYDPIFYLPEYGCTSAELSPEDKNAISHRGKALRAMRVVIEAKE
- a CDS encoding THUMP domain-containing class I SAM-dependent RNA methyltransferase, with translation MRRFELIAPCHFGMEAVLKREILDLGYEISQVEDGRVTFIGDEEAICQANIFLRTAERILVKVGSFKAVTFEELFDKTKALPWEEYIPENGKFWVKKASSVKSKLFSTSDIQSIMKKAMVERMKSKYHKSWFEEDGAEYPVRVFLMKDQVTIGLDTSGESLHKRGYRKLSGKAPITETLASALIMLTPWRADRILVDPFCGSGTFPIEAAMMAASIAPGMNRSFTAEAWTNLVAKKQWYDAMDEANDLVKRDVEVDIQGYDIDGDVIKVARENAQVAGVDHMIHFQQRAVKDLSHPKKYGFVITNPPYGERLNEKETLPALYREFGESFKKLDSWSAYMITSYEDAERYFGRKADKNRKIYNGMIKTYYYQFLGPKPPRKHREER
- the rpsR gene encoding 30S ribosomal protein S18; protein product: MAYEKGKSEGGFRRRGPVRRRKKVCVFCGKENNEIDYKDVAKLRKYVSERGKILPRRITGNCAKHQRALTVAIKRARHIALMPYTAE
- a CDS encoding single-stranded DNA-binding protein codes for the protein MNKVVLMGRLTRDPEVRYSQGENPLAIARFTLAVDRRFRRDGEQSADFINCVVFGRSAEFAEKYFRQGMRVSVSGRIQTGSYTNRDGVKVYTTEVVVEEQEFAESKASSEANAGYHAPASNPTPGPAPSADAGDGFMNIPDGIDEELPFN
- the rpsF gene encoding 30S ribosomal protein S6, translating into MNKYELAVVVSAKIEDDARAAVVEKVKDLITRFGGNVTDVDEWGKKRLAYEIQKMKEGYYYFVHFDAEATVPAEIEQRMRIMDNVLRYLCVKQEA
- a CDS encoding DUF951 domain-containing protein encodes the protein MADRFEVGDEIKMKKPHPCGSHEWEILRVGADFRLKCLGCGHQVMVPRRLVEKNTREIRKKG
- the srtB gene encoding class B sortase → MTEERRKHPVNTEKSRKRKQVHPTDHEKREGRKSSRPASSGKGERRKPTRPTDADKNGAGKKRPTPHTSLADGYGKEPIRQTKRQKKKKKKNLVSNLILVIAIAVFLISGFQLVRMLVPYFTGGAEYNEVKKMAEWSNDSDKAKQKAAKFQVDFDKLKEINPDTVAWIRFDEPAVISYPVVQTGDNDTYLKKTFQANDNKLGAIFMDYQNSSDFSDRNTMIYGHNLKVGGEMFSQLKDYSEESFYKDHPYFYIYTPDGKTKTYQIFAAGVVKDTADNFRLSYTSDEDYESYLQLAKSISSYNTGVEVNKDSKIVTLSTCTNVREDERFLVYGVLTKEETADGDSEDTTAE
- a CDS encoding glycerol dehydrogenase, with the translated sequence MAKILISPSKYIQGAGEMKKLGTYADSYGKKALVLISKGGHKRIGAEIEESFAGVECSIEFDFFNGECSKNEINRLVELMKEKGCDLVIGIGGGKIFDTAKAVAYYAKTPVMICPTIASTDAPCSALSVIYTDEGVFEEYLFLPANPNVVLMDTDIITKSPVRLTVAGMGDAMATYFEARACKRSGATSCAGGKTTEAAMALAKLCFDTLMEEGIKAKIALEAGACTEAVEKVIEANTLLSGIGFESAGLAGAHAIHNGMTVLEECHGMYHGEKVAFGTIAQLVLENVSQEDLAEVIEFCIEVGLPVTWKELGVEEMTEEKLMAVATAACAENDTLHNMPFEVTPETVAAALNAADAYGRYFLGE